The stretch of DNA GCGCGCGCGTTGACCCCCTCCGCGGTCTTCGACGCTGTCGTCGAGACGGTGCGGGCCTCGGCTGCCGGGGTGCTGCCGATGCTCCCCGTCGTCGACACCATCAAGCGCATCGACCACGCCGGAATCGTGCACGAAACCGTCGACCGTGCCGAACTCGCTGCCGTGCAGACGCCCCAAGGGTTTCCTCGCGAGGTTCTCGTCGCCGCGCTGGCCGCGGCTTCCGCGAACGACATCGCCGAGGCGACGGATGACGCCGCTCTGGTCTCGGCATCCGGCCACCCCGTGCAGACCATGGGTGGCGACCCGCTCGCCTTCAAGATCACCACGCCCGACGACCTGCGCCGCGCGCACCTGCTGCTTGCGTCCGATGTGTCGGCTGCATCCGTCACGCCTGCTGCATCCGCTGCGCCGCGCATCGGAACGGGCATGGACGTGCATGCCTTCGACGACACGTCACCCCTGTGGCTCGCCGGTTTGCACTGGCCGGGCGAGCGCGGACTCTCGGGTCACAGTGACGGCGATGCCGCAGTGCACGCCATCTGCGACGCCCTGCTCGCCGCCGCGGGCCTGGGTGACATCGGCGGAATCTTTGGCACGGCCGACCCTCGCCTGACCGATGCGCACGGCGAAGTCTTCCTGAACGAAACCCTGCGGCTTCTCACCGAGGCCGGATTCCGGGTCGGA from Leifsonia psychrotolerans encodes:
- the ispF gene encoding 2-C-methyl-D-erythritol 2,4-cyclodiphosphate synthase, whose translation is ARALTPSAVFDAVVETVRASAAGVLPMLPVVDTIKRIDHAGIVHETVDRAELAAVQTPQGFPREVLVAALAAASANDIAEATDDAALVSASGHPVQTMGGDPLAFKITTPDDLRRAHLLLASDVSAASVTPAASAAPRIGTGMDVHAFDDTSPLWLAGLHWPGERGLSGHSDGDAAVHAICDALLAAAGLGDIGGIFGTADPRLTDAHGEVFLNETLRLLTEAGFRVGNVTVQIIGNRPKLAPRRAEAEALLTRLLHAPVTISATTTDALGFTGRGEGIAALATALLLPVSAQAAVLSWEA